From the genome of Corallococcus macrosporus DSM 14697:
CACGCTGGTGGGGTTCACGATGGCCCCCACGCGCTTGCCCTTCAGCGCGGAGAAGCCCTGCGCCACCCACACGTCCAGTCCCGTCTTCACCTTCGTCACGGCCTTCCCTTCCTCAGCCAGCCCCGAGGGCCGACACATCAACGCCCCTTGAAGCCCTTGAGCGCGCTCTCCGCGGCCTGCTTGGAGTCGCACTTGGACAAGCCGAACAGGCCCGTCCGCGATCCGTCATCCGGCCCGCCGTCCTCCTGCAAGTCCTCCAGCGCGCTCACGGCCCGCTGCAACTGGAGCCGGCTCACCGTGGACGCGGCGTCCGAGCGCACGTCGCAGCGCCCGTGCGACAGCATCTCGATGAGGCGGTCCTCCGCGGCGCGGCTGCCGGCCTTCACGGCGGTGGCATAGACCTTCAGCGCGTCATCCGGCTTGCCCGTCGCCTCCGTGAGGCGGCCCAGCAGGAAGTTGCGCCGCCCGGCCTCCTCCTCCTTCATGATGAGGGTCCGGACGTCCTTCGCCAGCGCGGCCCGCTCCTCCTCCGGGGCCCGCTCCACCGCCTTGATGGCGCGCACCGTCTCATCGCCGCCGAAGGCCAGCATGGCGACACCGGCGAGCAGGACGACGACGCCCACGCCCACCCACGCGCGGTGCCGCTGCACCTTCGGCGGCAGCGCCGCCACGCCGCGCGAGAAGAGCGAACCGCCCACCGTGCGCGCCTGCCGCCCGAGCACCGCGGCCTGCTGCCCCAGCACCGAGGCCTGCGCGGCCGCGCGCTGGCTGATGACCGCCGCGCCCGCGGCCGCCCGCTGGCCCAGCTCGGACAGGTCCACCGCCGCGCCCGACGGCGCCGCCGCGGCCTCCGCCACGCGGGACAGCGCCAGGTTCCCGAAGGGCGGCATCGTCTCGGCGCCCGGCGCCTCCGCGATGGCGGCGGCCGAGGGGGCCTCCACGCGGTACGGCGCGCGGGGCACGTGAAAGACGCGAATCTTCCCGGGGATGCCCTTCAGCTCGAAGGCGCCCACCTCCTTGGAGGGCACCTCCGCCTTGTTCATCGACAGGTAGACGGCCTCGGTGAAGTACACCTCGCCCGCCTCGGCGATGCCCTCCACCCGGGCGGCGATGTTGACGGGCTCACCGAAGATGTCGTTCCCATCCAGCCGCACCTCGCCCACGTTGATGGCCACGCGGACGTGAAGCTGCTCCGGCGCCTCCACCGCCCGGTTGTGGTGCCAGAGCCGGTCCTGGATGGCGATGCCGCTGAGCACGGCCTGGGTGGGCGACTCAAAGGTGACGAGGTACGCGTCCCCGATGGACTTGACGATGCGCCCGCCAAACGCCTTGAACAACGGCGCCAGCAGGGCCTCGTGGACCTGGAGCAGGCGCTGGTTCTCCTCCAGCGTCTGCCGGCTGGTCCGCTCGGTGAAGCCCTTGATGTCGGTGAAGACGATGGCGAGGTTGGCGGTCTTCAAAGCCCGCGCAGTGTATGCGCCACCGTCGAGCGTGCAATCGCAACTGCGTACCGCGTGGCCGCCTGCTGTCAGCGACGTGATGGTTTGAGCTCACGCATGCGGCGCTTCGGCGGCGCCTCCAGCGACGCCCGCACCTTCTCCGCGAGCCTCGGCCGGCCCGTGCGCGCGTAGAAGTCGGCGAGCCGCCGGAGGACCAGGGCGCTGGTCGGCTGGAGCCCTCGCGCGGCCAGCAGCTCCTTCTCCGCGTCCAGCGGGCGCTCCTGCTTCTCCAGCACCTCCGCGAGCTGGAGGCGCACCTGCACCCACTCCGGCTTCAGCCGCGCCAGGTAGCGGAGGTGCAGCTCCGACTTGAGCAGGTCCCCCAGGTCCAGCCAGAGCGTGCCGAGCCGGAAGCGGGCCTCCTCGTAGGAGGCGCGGAGCTGCACGGCCCGCTCGTACGCCTGGACGGCCTGCCGGCGGTCACCCCGCTCCTCCCACAACAACCCCCGCAGATACCAGGCGCGGGGATTATGGGGAGCCTGCTGGAGGGCGGCGGCCAGATGGGCCTCCGCCTGCTCCAGCGCGCCGCCCGTCTTCAGCAGGAGCCGGGCCATCTCCAGCCGGGGCAGCTCCCACGCGGGTTGGGCCCGCACCAGGGACTCCAGCGCGGCCAGGGCCCCTGCGTCATCTCCTGCCGCTTCGAGGGCCAGTGCGTCCGGGAGCGTCACCGCCGTCCGGGATGATGGCGGTGTCAGGGCGGAAGGCTCCGCCGCGTCAGTCGCGCCCGCCAGCAAGGCCACCAGGAGGACCCACCTCATGTGTGGCTGATAGCAGAGCCGACCCGGGCGCCTCAATAGATCCTCTTGACGGCCGAACGGCCGCGCATGAAACCCATGACCGTGCAGATATCGCAAAGAACGCTGGAAGACCTGGGCTTCGCGGACGTGCTCCGCGCGCTGGCGCAACGTTGCAGGACGGAGCCTGGCAGAGAGCGGGTGCTCGCCCGGCCCTTCCTGGACACTCCCGAGGCGGTGACGGAGGCCCTGGCGCTGGTCGCCGAGGCCCGCGCCCTGTCCCAGGAGCAGTTCTCCCTCCCCCTGGGCGGCGTGACGGACCTGCGCACGCCCGTGGGCCATGCCGCCAAGGGCGGCATGCTGGAGCCCCGCCAGCTCATCGACGCGGCGCAGCTCCTCTTCGCCTTCGTCCGCACCCGCGAGGCCCTGGACGAGCGCAAGGCCCGCGTCCCCCGGCTGGTGGAGCTCTCCCGCCGGATGCCCGCCCTGGAGGCGCTGGCCCGCCGCATCGACCAGTGTTTCGAACCGGACGGTGAAATTTCCGACCGCGCCAGCCCGGAGCTCCGTGAGGCGCGTGACAGGGCGCGCGGCCTGCACCGGCGCATCAAGTCCCGCCTGGACGAGCTGCTCCACGACGAGGCCTTCACGACCAGGCTGCGCGAGAACTACTACACGATCCGCAACGGGCGTTACGTGGTGCCGGTGGTGGCCAACTACCGCTCGGAGGTGGACGGCATCGTCCACAACGCCAGCCAGACGGGCCAGACGCTCTTCATGGAGCCCCAGGCCATGGTGGGCCTGGGCAACGACCTGGCCATCGCGCAGTCCGAGGTCCTGGAGGAGGAGCGCAAGGTGCTCCAGGCGCTGAGCGACCAGTTGGGGCGCGAGTCGGAGCGCATCCTCGAAGGCATCGACGCCGTCGCGGAGCTGGACGAGGTCGAGTCCGTGGCCATCCTGTCCGCCGACCTGGGCGCGACCACGCCCGAGTTCGCCGGGGTGACGGACCTGCAGCTCCACCAGCTGCGCCACCCGCGCCTGGTGCTCAGGGGCGCGGAGGTCGTGGCCAACGACGTGACGCTCACGGGCGACGCCAAGGCGCTGGTCGTCTCCGGCCCCAACGCGGGCGGCAAGACGGTGACGCTGACGGGCGTGGGGCTCTGCTCGCTGATGCTGCGCGCCGCCCTGCCGATTCCGGTGGCGGAAGGCTCGCGGATGCCGCTGTACCGCTCCGTCCACTCCACCGTGGGTGACGCGCAGAACCTGGAGCAGGGCCTGTCCACGTTCAGCGCGCACGTGGTGATGCTGCGCGACATCATCGAGGCCGCGGGCGAAGGCTCGCTGGTCCTCATCGATGAAATCGCCGCGGACACCGACCCTCGCGAGGGCGCGGCCATCGCCATCGCCGTCCTGGAGGAGTTGATGGCCAAGGGCGTGGTCGTGCTCGTCACCACGCACCTGGAGGAGCTGAAGGCCCTGGCCCACATGGACCCGCGCTTCCTCAACGCGCGCGTGGGCTTCGACTCCAAGCGCATGGCCCCCACCTACCGGCTGCAGATTGGCGCGGCGGGCCAGTCGTCGGCCATTGAAATGGCGGCGCGCGTGGGCCTGCCGCGGAACGTCTGCGAGCGCGCCCGCGAGCTCTCCGTCAACGCCGGCGGCCCGCTGTCGAAGGCGCTGGCGGCGGCGGAAGAGGAGCGGCGCAGGCTCTCCGAGGAGTTGGAGAAGGCCCGCGTGGCGGCCCAGGAGGCCGAGGCGCTCCGGGCCGACCTGGAGAAGCAGAAGCAGACCTTCGAGCGCGAGCGCCGCGCGAAGATGATGCAGTTCAACGAGGACGTGCACGCGGCCAGCGAGCACGCGGCGGCGGAGGTGCAGAAGCTGCTGGTGAAGCTGCGCGCGGAGCAGAACGAGAAGGCGCTGGCCGAGGCCCGGCAGCAGCTCCAGCAGCGCGCGGACGAGGCGCAGAAGCGCGCCCTGGCCGCCAAGGCGGAGCTGTTCCAGGTGGAGGCCCCCGGCCCCGCGAACCTGAAGGTGGGCGCCTGGGTGCATCACTCGGGGCTGAACCGCGACGTCGAAATCCTGGAGCTGGTGGACAGCCACGCGGTGGTGTCCGCGGGTGGCGCGCTGAAGATGCGCGTGCCCACCACGGAGCTGTCGGGCGCGCGCACGCGCAAGCCGCAGCAGGCGAAGTTCCCGGAGCGTCAGAAGCAGGACGCGGCGCTCAAGCGCGCGGCCTCCGCGGCCCCCTCCGAGGTGGAGGCCACGAACTTCCGCTGCGACGTGCGCGGTATGCGCGCGGACGACGCGCTGGCGGAGCTGGAGTCCTTCCTGGACCGCGGCATGCGGAGCGGTGAAGAGGCCGCCCTGGTCATCCACGGCCACGGCACGGGGGCGCTCAAGCAGGCCATCCGTGACTACCTGTCCGCCTCGCCGTACATCCGCATGTACCGGCCGGGTGAGGGCCACGAGGGCGGCGACGGCGTGACGGTGGTCTCCCTGCGCGCGTAGGCGCGGACGCAGCGCCTCAGGACGCGGCAAGGTGCTCGGCGAGCACGCCGTCCAGGGCCTGGGCCTGGAGCTTCACGTCGGGGTTCGGGTCCATCAGGGCCTTCGCCGTGTGGACCCGGGCCTGGGCCGCGTCCGTCTTCGCCAGGGCCATGGCCATGAACAGGTGCCCCCGGGTGTCGTCGGGGTGCGCCTGGAGCACGGGGGTGAGGACCTGCACGGCGCGTGCGTCCTCCTCCCGCTCCAGCAGCGCCATGGCCAGGTCATACGCCGGGCCAGGCTCCGCGGGGGCCCGCGCATTGGCGTGTTCCAGGAGTTCCACGGAACGCACGCGCTCGCCGGCCAGGTCCAACGCCCGAGCCAGCCCGTGCATCACCGTCACGTCGCCGGGGGACTTGCGCAGCGCCTCTTCCAGCAGACGGCGGCCCTCCGCCACATCCCCTGCGTCCAACCGGGCCATTCCGTCGCGATAAAGGTCCGTTCCCACTGAGTTCTCCTGGCACCACGCGGTGCGTCGGTGATTTCCACGCAACTTCAAGTCTACAAACTGCGACAAACTGAGAGGAAGCTTTCCCCCGGACCTCATCATGCTCGTTCGAAACGCCCCCGTCTCGGCCCGCCGGCCGGCGAACTCCACCTCGGAGTCGCCCGCAGCGGAAAAGCCCAACGCCACCGCCGTCCCCGCGGCCATCCACCAGAAGGACTCGTTCAGCAACACGACGACGGCGCTCCAGCGCACGGCGAAGGTGGGCGCGGCCCCCGCGGGCGACCACGGCAAGCTGATGATGGAGTACCTGACCGGCGCGCGGCCGCCTCCGGCGGACTTCGAGCAGGTCATCGGCTACAAGCCCTACGCCATCCAGACGCCGCACGGCCAGCGCATGCAGGACCCGCTGGGCTACGCCTCCGTCCCGCTGAAGATCGGCCCGGACAAGGAGTTCGACCCCGCGGCCAAGACGCACGACTACGGGTACGACCTGCTGCGCTACTTCGACAAGAAGGGCACGCCGCTCGGCCCCGATGCGCGCAAGGCCGCCGACGCCCTCTTCCGCAAGGACATGTTCGACTACGCGAACGACCAGAAGGGCTTCCTGGACCGCGTGAAGTACCGCTCCTGGGCGCAGATCTACGCCACCGCGGTGGAGCTGAACTCGGTGCGCCAGGGCAACGGCCCTCCGTGAACCCCGCGTAGGTTCCCCGGAGCGCGCGGCGCGGAGAGCCCTCTCCGCGCCGTTCGTCGTTTTCAGGGCGACTCGTAGCGCCGCAGCTTGTCGTAAAGCGTCCGGAGGCCAATCCCCAGCCGCTGGGCGGCGCGCTTGCGGTTCCCCGCCTCGTCCGCGATGGCCTGCTCGATGGCCCGTCGCTCCAGCTCTTCCAGCGTCAGGTCAGGCAGCCGCCCTCCCTCCGAGGTCGACGCCTCCGCCGCCGGTCCCCCAGCGCCCGTCGGGTCCAACCACAGGTGCCTGGGCTCCACCACCGGCCCATCCGCGAGGATGGCGGCCCGCTCGAGCGCGTTGCGCAGCTCGCGGACATTGCCCGGCCAGGCGAACGCCTCCAGCCTGGCCACGGCCTCGGGTGACAGGCGCAGGCCCGGGCGCCCCAGCTCGTCGCCAATGCGGCGCAGCAGCAGCTCCGCCAGCGGCCGCAGGTCCTCCCGCCGCTCGCGCAGGGAGGGCAGCCGGATGGGGAACACCGCCAGCCGGTGGTAGAGGTCCTCGCGGAACTCGCCGCGCGCCATCATCGCCTTGAGGTCCCGGTTGGTGGCCGCCACCCAGCGCACGTCGGCCTCCAGCGTCCGCGTGCCGCCCACGCGCTCGAAGCGCCGCTCCTGCAGCACGCGCAGCAGCTTGGCCTGGAGCTCCGCCTTCAGCTCGCCGACCTCGTCGAGGAAGAAGGTGCCCCCCTGCGCCAGCTCGATGCGGCCGCGCCGCTGGGCCACCGCGCCCGTGAAGGCGCCCTTCTCATGGCCGAACAGCTCGCTCTCCAGCAGCGTCTCCGTCAGCGCCGCGCAGTTGACGGCCACGAAGGGCCCGTCGGCGCGCTCGCTCCACTGGTGCAGGGCCCGCGCCGTCACCTCCTTGCCCGTGCCGCTCTCCCCCACCAGCAGCACCGTGGCCTGCGTGGGCGCCACCTTCCGCAGCGCCTCCACCACGGGCGACATGGCGGGCGCGCCCCAGCTCAGCTCCACGTCGCCCGCGGACTGCCGCGCCTCCGTCTTCCAGTTGAGCAGCGCGCGCCGCTCCAGGGCCCGCGCCACCGTCAGGCGCAGCTCCGCGGGGCTGCCCACCGGCTTCAGCAGGTAGTCGAAGGCGCCGGCCTTCATCGCCGCCACGGCGCTCTCCACCGTGCCCACGGCGGTGAGCACCACCACCTCCACGTCAGGCTGCTCCTCGCGCACCTTGCGCAGCAGTGTCAGGCCGTCCATGCCCGGCATCCGCAGGTCCGTGAGCAGCAGGTCCACGCCCTGCCGCGCCATCAGCCGGGCGGCCTCTTCACCGTCGGCGGCCGTCGTCACCGAGTGCCCTTCGTACTCCAGCGCCTCGGCCAGGAACGAGCGCACGCCCTCTTCGTCATCCGCCACCAGGATTCGCGCCATGGTTCAGGCTCCCTTCGCCGGGACGGTGAGACGGAACTCCGCGCCGCCGCTGGCATGGCTGCGCGCGCTCACCGTGCCGCCATGCAGCTCGACGATGCGGCGGGTGATGGCCAGCCCCAGGCCCACGCCGCGCACGCGTCCGGTGACGAAGGGCTCGAAGATGCGCTGCTCCTCCCCTGTGGCGATGCCGGGCCCATGGTCCTTCACTGTGAACACCAGCGACGCGTCCTGCCGCTCCACGCGGGCCTCCACGCGGTGGCCTTCGGGGCTGGCCTGCACGGCGTTGCGCAGGACGTTCTCCAGCGCCTGCTGCAACCGCCCCGCGTCCATGGGCCAGGGGGTGCGCTCCGAAAGGTAGCGGGCCTCCACCCGGGCCGCGCCCGTGCTCTCCACCGCCGCGCGCAGCACGTCGTTGGGGTCCGCCTCCACGCGGCGCAGCTCGCCGCTGGCCACGAAGCCCAGCAAGTCATTCATCAACTGCTCCAGCCGCACGGCCTCCGACACCACCCGGTCCGCCTTGGGCGCCAGGACGGCGTCACGCTCCACGCGCTCGGCCAGGAGCTGCGCGTGCCCCTTGAGCGAGGCCAGGGGGTTGCGCAGCTCGTGCGCCAGCACCGCGGACATGGTGCCCAGGGCCGCCAGCCGCCGGCCCCGCTCCAGCTCCTCCGACAACGCCTCGCGCTGCGCCAGCGAACGGGAGAAGGCGAAGGCCAGCACCAGGATGCCCACGCACGAGGCCACCGCCACGCCCAGCAGCCGCTGCGAGCGCGACTCCAGCGCCAGCGCGGTCAGCGGCTCGAACTCGTAGACCATCCGCAACTGCTTGCGCGGCGCCTGGGCCTCCTCCTGCGCCGACAGCGCCCGCAGCTCCTGCCGCGTCAGGGGGCCGTGGGCCGGACGGGGACGGCGGATGCGGTGGACCAGCCGCGCACGCGCGCCTTCGACCACCAACGGAGAGGACTCCTGGAAGAGGAGGCGCCCGAGCTTCCCCTCCCCGGCCGAGGCCAGCACCTGGTCATCGTCCATGACGGCCACGTAGCGCAGGCCCCCCTCCCGGTGGGACGCCAGGAAGGCGTCCAGCGCGGAGGGCCCCGGCAGGCCCTCCGCGTCCCGGAAGGCCTCGAAGCCGGCCACCATGATGACGTTGGCCATGCCCCGGGCCACCAGGGCGGAGGACTCCAGCGCGGTGCTCCGGATGAACAACGCCGCCGACATCAGCACCGCGCACATGAGGACCGCCGCCACCCAGGGCGCCCGGGGTCCAAGCGGCCGCCACCAGGGAGCGCCGCTCATCGCCGACCTCCGCCGCGGGGACTCCAACTCCATCGCACACCTCCACAGGCTGCGAACTCTGCATGCGGCGTGCGGAATCCGCACCCTCTTCCGTGAGTGCCGCGCGCCGCACGCGCCGGGGTTCGTCCAAGCAGCACAGGGGGCATGGGGGATTCTCCCGGGGGATGGAGGGCGGCCACACGGCCGCTGGCAGGGCGAAGGGGCGGGCTCCCGACGGCGGCGCGCCCCCATGGCGCCCAGGCGCTGTGCAATCACGAGGCCGGGGCCGCTGCTGAGGCTCGCGCGCGGGGCGCCAGGGGAAGGCCCACCGCGTTCGTGCGGGAATGGCCGGCGGCGCATGCGGAATCCGCACTCGCGCTGCGGTTCCCGCAGCCCCGGCGCCCCTTTCCCTCCACATTTCCAGAGGTTGGAGCGTGGCAAGGCAAATGCAGTGGCCCTGCTTGCGATGAAAAACGCACAGACACCGTGGTGGAAGCGGCAACCCTACCGGATGACGGCCCTGGCCCTGGGCATCCTCGGGCTGGTGACGGTCCCCGGCGTGGGTCTGGCGCAGGAAACAACGTCGATGAAGCGCGTCTCCCTGGAGGAGGCCATCGCGCGGGCGATGAAGACGAGCCCCCAGGTGGCGCAAGCGGCGGGCTCCGTCACCAACACCGCGGCGGCGGAGCGCAGCGCGTTCGGCGCCTACCTGCCGAACCTGACGGCAAACGCGAACAGCTCGCTGGCCAGCAGCCAGCGCCTGGACCCGAACACCGGCCTGGTGTTCAACGCGCCCAGTGACACGTACAGCGCCGGCCTGTCGGCCTCGTGGAACGTCTTCACCGGCGGCCAGCGCGGCGCCAACAGCCGGCAGGCGCAGGCGCGCTCCAGCGCGGCCCGGGCCGTCCTGATTGCCCAGCGCGCGTCCGCGGTGCTCGACGTGGAGCGCTCCTACTACGAGGTCCTCCGCGCGGGCGGACTGGAGGAGGTCGCCCTGT
Proteins encoded in this window:
- a CDS encoding tetratricopeptide repeat protein, whose product is MSQFVDLKLRGNHRRTAWCQENSVGTDLYRDGMARLDAGDVAEGRRLLEEALRKSPGDVTVMHGLARALDLAGERVRSVELLEHANARAPAEPGPAYDLAMALLEREEDARAVQVLTPVLQAHPDDTRGHLFMAMALAKTDAAQARVHTAKALMDPNPDVKLQAQALDGVLAEHLAAS
- a CDS encoding adenylate/guanylate cyclase domain-containing protein; the encoded protein is MKTANLAIVFTDIKGFTERTSRQTLEENQRLLQVHEALLAPLFKAFGGRIVKSIGDAYLVTFESPTQAVLSGIAIQDRLWHHNRAVEAPEQLHVRVAINVGEVRLDGNDIFGEPVNIAARVEGIAEAGEVYFTEAVYLSMNKAEVPSKEVGAFELKGIPGKIRVFHVPRAPYRVEAPSAAAIAEAPGAETMPPFGNLALSRVAEAAAAPSGAAVDLSELGQRAAAGAAVISQRAAAQASVLGQQAAVLGRQARTVGGSLFSRGVAALPPKVQRHRAWVGVGVVVLLAGVAMLAFGGDETVRAIKAVERAPEEERAALAKDVRTLIMKEEEAGRRNFLLGRLTEATGKPDDALKVYATAVKAGSRAAEDRLIEMLSHGRCDVRSDAASTVSRLQLQRAVSALEDLQEDGGPDDGSRTGLFGLSKCDSKQAAESALKGFKGR
- a CDS encoding sensor histidine kinase; this encodes MAAVLMCAVLMSAALFIRSTALESSALVARGMANVIMVAGFEAFRDAEGLPGPSALDAFLASHREGGLRYVAVMDDDQVLASAGEGKLGRLLFQESSPLVVEGARARLVHRIRRPRPAHGPLTRQELRALSAQEEAQAPRKQLRMVYEFEPLTALALESRSQRLLGVAVASCVGILVLAFAFSRSLAQREALSEELERGRRLAALGTMSAVLAHELRNPLASLKGHAQLLAERVERDAVLAPKADRVVSEAVRLEQLMNDLLGFVASGELRRVEADPNDVLRAAVESTGAARVEARYLSERTPWPMDAGRLQQALENVLRNAVQASPEGHRVEARVERQDASLVFTVKDHGPGIATGEEQRIFEPFVTGRVRGVGLGLAITRRIVELHGGTVSARSHASGGAEFRLTVPAKGA
- a CDS encoding sigma-54-dependent transcriptional regulator — translated: MARILVADDEEGVRSFLAEALEYEGHSVTTAADGEEAARLMARQGVDLLLTDLRMPGMDGLTLLRKVREEQPDVEVVVLTAVGTVESAVAAMKAGAFDYLLKPVGSPAELRLTVARALERRALLNWKTEARQSAGDVELSWGAPAMSPVVEALRKVAPTQATVLLVGESGTGKEVTARALHQWSERADGPFVAVNCAALTETLLESELFGHEKGAFTGAVAQRRGRIELAQGGTFFLDEVGELKAELQAKLLRVLQERRFERVGGTRTLEADVRWVAATNRDLKAMMARGEFREDLYHRLAVFPIRLPSLRERREDLRPLAELLLRRIGDELGRPGLRLSPEAVARLEAFAWPGNVRELRNALERAAILADGPVVEPRHLWLDPTGAGGPAAEASTSEGGRLPDLTLEELERRAIEQAIADEAGNRKRAAQRLGIGLRTLYDKLRRYESP
- a CDS encoding endonuclease MutS2, with amino-acid sequence MTVQISQRTLEDLGFADVLRALAQRCRTEPGRERVLARPFLDTPEAVTEALALVAEARALSQEQFSLPLGGVTDLRTPVGHAAKGGMLEPRQLIDAAQLLFAFVRTREALDERKARVPRLVELSRRMPALEALARRIDQCFEPDGEISDRASPELREARDRARGLHRRIKSRLDELLHDEAFTTRLRENYYTIRNGRYVVPVVANYRSEVDGIVHNASQTGQTLFMEPQAMVGLGNDLAIAQSEVLEEERKVLQALSDQLGRESERILEGIDAVAELDEVESVAILSADLGATTPEFAGVTDLQLHQLRHPRLVLRGAEVVANDVTLTGDAKALVVSGPNAGGKTVTLTGVGLCSLMLRAALPIPVAEGSRMPLYRSVHSTVGDAQNLEQGLSTFSAHVVMLRDIIEAAGEGSLVLIDEIAADTDPREGAAIAIAVLEELMAKGVVVLVTTHLEELKALAHMDPRFLNARVGFDSKRMAPTYRLQIGAAGQSSAIEMAARVGLPRNVCERARELSVNAGGPLSKALAAAEEERRRLSEELEKARVAAQEAEALRADLEKQKQTFERERRAKMMQFNEDVHAASEHAAAEVQKLLVKLRAEQNEKALAEARQQLQQRADEAQKRALAAKAELFQVEAPGPANLKVGAWVHHSGLNRDVEILELVDSHAVVSAGGALKMRVPTTELSGARTRKPQQAKFPERQKQDAALKRAASAAPSEVEATNFRCDVRGMRADDALAELESFLDRGMRSGEEAALVIHGHGTGALKQAIRDYLSASPYIRMYRPGEGHEGGDGVTVVSLRA
- a CDS encoding tetratricopeptide repeat protein, with the protein product MRWVLLVALLAGATDAAEPSALTPPSSRTAVTLPDALALEAAGDDAGALAALESLVRAQPAWELPRLEMARLLLKTGGALEQAEAHLAAALQQAPHNPRAWYLRGLLWEERGDRRQAVQAYERAVQLRASYEEARFRLGTLWLDLGDLLKSELHLRYLARLKPEWVQVRLQLAEVLEKQERPLDAEKELLAARGLQPTSALVLRRLADFYARTGRPRLAEKVRASLEAPPKRRMRELKPSRR